From Plectropomus leopardus isolate mb chromosome 17, YSFRI_Pleo_2.0, whole genome shotgun sequence, a single genomic window includes:
- the eve1 gene encoding LOW QUALITY PROTEIN: even-skipped-like1 (The sequence of the model RefSeq protein was modified relative to this genomic sequence to represent the inferred CDS: inserted 1 base in 1 codon): protein MKAKGEQCRREDRRRXAAAAVVHGPGAEERTEPCTRSALLDQSRRHRTAFTREQLSRLEQEYGKESYVSRPRRCELATALNLPETTIKVWFQNRRMKDKRQRHSLPWPHPLVDPLGALLLGRASPSSTLPYPFIPPHLPHLPLPHHHHYPLALSSPASSAHSRYSTPMRTLDALRLSQYHNRAGALPPTTAALYPSTGIMHHPASCPCPLCLHWGPEQLLKARGEALGLSQPRSPKANIQPAGLERREEMV from the exons TGTCGGAGGGAAGACAGACGCC TGGCGGCCGCCGCCGTAGTGCACGGTCCCGGTGCAGAGGAGCGGACGGAGCCGTGCACGCGCAGCGCCCTGCTGGACCAAAGTCGGCGGCACCGGACAGCTTTCACGCGCGAGCAGCTGTCCCGGCTTGAGCAGGAGTACGGCAAGGAGAGCTACGTGTCCAGACCCCGGCGCTGCGAGCTGGCCACAGCTCTCAACTTACCGGAGACAACGATAAAG gTGTGGTTCCAGAACAGGAGGATGAAGGACAAACGGCAGAGACACTCCTTACCATGGCCTCACCCTCTTGTCGACCCGCTGGGGGCACTCCTCTTAGGCCGTGCCTCCCCTTCCTCCACCTTGCCATACCCCTTCATCCCGCCCCacctcccccacctccccctcccccaccaccaccactacccCCTGGCTCTGTCCTCACCAGCATCCTCAGCTCACAGTCGCTACAGCACACCCATGAGGACCCTGGATGCTCTCCGCCTCTCCCAGTACCACAACAGAGCGGGGGCGCTGCCTCCGACCACAGCAGCCCTCTACCCTTCCACCGGCATCATGCACCACCCCGCCTCATGTCCCTGCCCTCTCTGCCTCCACTGGGGACCAGAACAACTGCTGAAAGCAAGAGGCGAGGCACTGGGATTGAGCCAGCCCCGTAGTCCCAAAGCCAACATCCAGCCTGCAGGCCTGGAGCGGAGAGAAGAGATGGtgtaa